One part of the Phoenix dactylifera cultivar Barhee BC4 chromosome 4, palm_55x_up_171113_PBpolish2nd_filt_p, whole genome shotgun sequence genome encodes these proteins:
- the LOC103712969 gene encoding T-complex protein 1 subunit delta-like: MRTRLGPEGIDKMIASASCKVITSSNGATILNKMEVLQPAAKMLVDVSRSQDTNADDGTTTIIVLAGFLRRRSLFLLPVDVHATIVSTASPSAPSMSSMAWPSPSISPIVTPSSCSPSPPYTSPSSPSSSSTLSYPSSTPPSPISLTTVMSPTVTPSLSKGSSLMRRSTMLPEARLVVGPTALRLSHSLPEASNNASPLTSPMAGNL; the protein is encoded by the exons ATGCGGACCAGGCTCGGCCCCGAGGGTATAGATAAGATGATCGCCTCCGCCTCCTGCAAGGTCATCACTAGCAGCAACGGCGCCACCATCCTCAACAAGATGGAGGTCCTCCAGCCTGCCGCCAAGATGCTCGTCGATGTCTCTCGCTCGCAGGATACCAACGCCGACGACGGCACCACCACTATCATCGTTCTCGCCGGGTTCCTCCGCCGCcgctccctcttcctcctccccgtCGACGTACACGCTACCATTGTCTCCACCGCCTCTCCGTCTGCGCCGTCAATGTCCTCCATGGCATGGCCCTCCCCATCGATCTCTCCGATCGTGACTCCCTCGTCATGTTCGCCGTCACCTCCCTATACTTCTCCCTCCTCGCCCTCCTCGTCGTCGACGCTGTCCTATCCATCATCAACCCCGCCCAGCCCGATCTCATTGACCACCGTGATGTCACCTACGGTGACACCGAGCTTGTCAAAGGGCTCATCTTTGATGAGAAGGTCAACCATGCTGCCGGAGGCCCGATTG GTTGTAGGACCTACAGCTTTGCGTCTCTCCCATTCCCTTCCTGAGGCTTCAAATAATGCTAGCCCCTTAACATCTCCAATGGCAGGGAACCTGTAG